The following are encoded in a window of Pangasianodon hypophthalmus isolate fPanHyp1 chromosome 14, fPanHyp1.pri, whole genome shotgun sequence genomic DNA:
- the rap1gap2a gene encoding rap1 GTPase-activating protein 2a isoform X7, translated as MAGSDRESAEFFDMLERMQDDYIPYPRIEDVLEKGGPYPQVILPQFGGYWIEDAEAPLGTPTSSDSSFCEEEDTEGMGPGGEGGGGGFGYRLESNSTARAYRKHFLGREHMNYYCTGSSLGNLIMSLKHEEAEGQEFLRIMLRSKTKTLHDRIPLEGLHQLPSVPQIAKLLCDDVTGLKFNPVLYPRASQLIVGFDEHEVNNTFKFGVIYQKFGQTSEEELFGNNEETPAFAEFLSVLGDNIELQDFKGFRGGLDVSHGQTGTQSVYTVFRNREIMFHVSTKLPFTEGDVQQLQRKRHIGNDIVAAVFQEEPTPFVPDMIASNFLHAYVLVQAENPCTDHTTYKVSVTAREDVPPFGPPLPNPAVFKKGPEFREFLLTKLINAENACYKSDKFAKLEGRTRAALLDNLHDELHRQTQATMGVGPVTGEDKLENGGHGGLLESFKRAMRVRSHSMETMVGSHKHKAAGGGVPSSMSGGGLPQSSAECTKSTFTPPVLSAKSPMKSPVKRRSGLFPRLHSSTESPTERHPPRSDHKTVDVFPHSQEVKSETSSNPSSPEICPNKERPFVKLKECSSRSNISRSSSSTSSFSSTAGEGDGLEELDMTGKVKFHLSQT; from the exons ATGGCCGGCTCCGACAGGGAG TCTGCCGAGTTCTTCGACATGCTGGAGAGGATGCAG GATGACTACATCCCGTACCCCCGGATAGAAGAC GTGCTGGAAAAGGGAGGACCTTACCCTCAAGTGATCCTGCCCCAGTTCGGAGGTTACTGGATCGAGGATGCAGAGGCTCCTCTGGGCACCCCGACATCCTCAGACAGTAGCTTCTGTGAGGAAGAGGACACTGAAGGCATGGGACCTgggggagaaggaggaggaggaggctttGGATACAGGCTGGAGAGCAACAGCACAGCACGAGCGTACCGCAAACACTTTCTCGGAAGA gAGCACATGAACTATTATTGCACAGGCAGTAGTTTGGGAAACCTCATTATGTCTTTAAAGCATGAGGAGGCTGAAGGTCAGGAATTCCTTCGTATTATGCTCAG gtcaaagacaaaaacacttcatgacaGGATTCCACTGGAGGGACTGCACCAGCTGCCCAGTGTTCCTCAGATAGCCAAG ctgctttgtgatgatgtcacagGTCTGAAGTTTAATCCCGTCCTTTACCCGAGG GCCTCTCAGCTGATAGTCGGCTTCGACGAGCACGAAGTCAATAACACCTTCAAGTTCGGGGTCATATATCAGAAGTTTGGGCAG ACGTCTGAAGAAGAGTTATTTGGGAATAACGAAGAGACGCCGGCATTTGCCGAATTTCTCAGTGTGTTGGGAGACAACATTGAGCTGCAGGATTTTAAAGG GTTCCGTGGTGGTCTGGACGTGTCTCATGGACAAACAGGAACACAGTCAGTCTACACTGTTTTCCGAAACAGAGAAATCATGTTCCACGTATCGACTAAACTTCCCTTCACAGAGGGAGACGTACAGCAG CTGCAGAGGAAGAGACACATCGGGAACGACATTGTTGCTGCGGTTTTCCAGGAAGAACCCACTCCATTTGTACCTGACATGATCGCGTCTAACTTCCTCCATGCCTATGTGTTAGTGCAGGCTGAAAACCCCTGTACTGATCACACCACCTACAAG GTTTCTGTTACGGCTCGAGAAGACGTCCCGCCGTTTGGCCCACCTCTACCAAATCCTGCCGTTTTTAAAAAG GGTCCTGAGTTCCGTGAATTTCTGCTCACAAAACTGATCAACGCCGAGAACGCTTGCTACAAGTCTGACAAGTTTGCCAAGCTGGAG ggaaGGACGCGAGCAGCGCTCCTGGATAATCTGCATGATGAGCTGCACAGACAGACCCAGGCCACGATGGGAGTGGGTCCGGTCACAGGGGAGGACAAACTGGAGAACGGAGGCCATGGAGGTCTGCTGGAGTCCTTTAAG AGGGCCATGCGGGTGAGGAGTCACTCCATGGAGACGATGGTGGGttctcacaaacacaaagcTGCAGGAGGAGGTGTACCATCCAGTATGAGTGGAGGAGGGCTACCACAGAGCAGTGCTGAGTGCACAAAGAGTACCTTTACG cCTCCAGTTCTGTCAGCCAAGTCTCCTATGAAGAGTCCAGTAAAACGACGCTCAGGCCTGTTTCCCAGGCTACACTCGAGCACAGAGAGCCCTACTGAGAGACATCCACCCCGCAg tgaTCACAAAACAGTAGATGTATTTCCACACTCACAGGAAGTAAAGTCGGAGACTTCATCTAATCCAAGCTCACCCGAGATCTGCCCAAACAAGGAAAG GCCATTTGTGAAGCTGAAGGAGTGCAGCAGCCGAAGCAACATCTCCCGCTCGTCCTCtagcaccagcagctttagcaGCACAGCTGGAGAGGGAGATGGCCTGGAGGAGCTTGATATG aCGGGAAAAGTAAAATTTCACCTAAGTCAAACCTGA
- the rap1gap2a gene encoding rap1 GTPase-activating protein 2a isoform X6: MAQSAEFFDMLERMQLPKYEETKKHKDDYIPYPRIEDVLEKGGPYPQVILPQFGGYWIEDAEAPLGTPTSSDSSFCEEEDTEGMGPGGEGGGGGFGYRLESNSTARAYRKHFLGREHMNYYCTGSSLGNLIMSLKHEEAEGQEFLRIMLRSKTKTLHDRIPLEGLHQLPSVPQIAKLLCDDVTGLKFNPVLYPRASQLIVGFDEHEVNNTFKFGVIYQKFGQTSEEELFGNNEETPAFAEFLSVLGDNIELQDFKGFRGGLDVSHGQTGTQSVYTVFRNREIMFHVSTKLPFTEGDVQQLQRKRHIGNDIVAAVFQEEPTPFVPDMIASNFLHAYVLVQAENPCTDHTTYKVSVTAREDVPPFGPPLPNPAVFKKGPEFREFLLTKLINAENACYKSDKFAKLEGRTRAALLDNLHDELHRQTQATMGVGPVTGEDKLENGGHGGLLESFKRAMRVRSHSMETMVGSHKHKAAGGGVPSSMSGGGLPQSSAECTKSTFTPPVLSAKSPMKSPVKRRSGLFPRLHSSTESPTERHPPRSDHKTVDVFPHSQEVKSETSSNPSSPEICPNKERPFVKLKECSSRSNISRSSSSTSSFSSTAGEGDGLEELDMTGKVKFHLSQT, translated from the exons ATGGCTCAG TCTGCCGAGTTCTTCGACATGCTGGAGAGGATGCAG CTTCCTAAATATGAGGAAACTAAGAAGCACAAG GATGACTACATCCCGTACCCCCGGATAGAAGAC GTGCTGGAAAAGGGAGGACCTTACCCTCAAGTGATCCTGCCCCAGTTCGGAGGTTACTGGATCGAGGATGCAGAGGCTCCTCTGGGCACCCCGACATCCTCAGACAGTAGCTTCTGTGAGGAAGAGGACACTGAAGGCATGGGACCTgggggagaaggaggaggaggaggctttGGATACAGGCTGGAGAGCAACAGCACAGCACGAGCGTACCGCAAACACTTTCTCGGAAGA gAGCACATGAACTATTATTGCACAGGCAGTAGTTTGGGAAACCTCATTATGTCTTTAAAGCATGAGGAGGCTGAAGGTCAGGAATTCCTTCGTATTATGCTCAG gtcaaagacaaaaacacttcatgacaGGATTCCACTGGAGGGACTGCACCAGCTGCCCAGTGTTCCTCAGATAGCCAAG ctgctttgtgatgatgtcacagGTCTGAAGTTTAATCCCGTCCTTTACCCGAGG GCCTCTCAGCTGATAGTCGGCTTCGACGAGCACGAAGTCAATAACACCTTCAAGTTCGGGGTCATATATCAGAAGTTTGGGCAG ACGTCTGAAGAAGAGTTATTTGGGAATAACGAAGAGACGCCGGCATTTGCCGAATTTCTCAGTGTGTTGGGAGACAACATTGAGCTGCAGGATTTTAAAGG GTTCCGTGGTGGTCTGGACGTGTCTCATGGACAAACAGGAACACAGTCAGTCTACACTGTTTTCCGAAACAGAGAAATCATGTTCCACGTATCGACTAAACTTCCCTTCACAGAGGGAGACGTACAGCAG CTGCAGAGGAAGAGACACATCGGGAACGACATTGTTGCTGCGGTTTTCCAGGAAGAACCCACTCCATTTGTACCTGACATGATCGCGTCTAACTTCCTCCATGCCTATGTGTTAGTGCAGGCTGAAAACCCCTGTACTGATCACACCACCTACAAG GTTTCTGTTACGGCTCGAGAAGACGTCCCGCCGTTTGGCCCACCTCTACCAAATCCTGCCGTTTTTAAAAAG GGTCCTGAGTTCCGTGAATTTCTGCTCACAAAACTGATCAACGCCGAGAACGCTTGCTACAAGTCTGACAAGTTTGCCAAGCTGGAG ggaaGGACGCGAGCAGCGCTCCTGGATAATCTGCATGATGAGCTGCACAGACAGACCCAGGCCACGATGGGAGTGGGTCCGGTCACAGGGGAGGACAAACTGGAGAACGGAGGCCATGGAGGTCTGCTGGAGTCCTTTAAG AGGGCCATGCGGGTGAGGAGTCACTCCATGGAGACGATGGTGGGttctcacaaacacaaagcTGCAGGAGGAGGTGTACCATCCAGTATGAGTGGAGGAGGGCTACCACAGAGCAGTGCTGAGTGCACAAAGAGTACCTTTACG cCTCCAGTTCTGTCAGCCAAGTCTCCTATGAAGAGTCCAGTAAAACGACGCTCAGGCCTGTTTCCCAGGCTACACTCGAGCACAGAGAGCCCTACTGAGAGACATCCACCCCGCAg tgaTCACAAAACAGTAGATGTATTTCCACACTCACAGGAAGTAAAGTCGGAGACTTCATCTAATCCAAGCTCACCCGAGATCTGCCCAAACAAGGAAAG GCCATTTGTGAAGCTGAAGGAGTGCAGCAGCCGAAGCAACATCTCCCGCTCGTCCTCtagcaccagcagctttagcaGCACAGCTGGAGAGGGAGATGGCCTGGAGGAGCTTGATATG aCGGGAAAAGTAAAATTTCACCTAAGTCAAACCTGA
- the rap1gap2a gene encoding rap1 GTPase-activating protein 2a isoform X8 produces the protein MAQSAEFFDMLERMQDDYIPYPRIEDVLEKGGPYPQVILPQFGGYWIEDAEAPLGTPTSSDSSFCEEEDTEGMGPGGEGGGGGFGYRLESNSTARAYRKHFLGREHMNYYCTGSSLGNLIMSLKHEEAEGQEFLRIMLRSKTKTLHDRIPLEGLHQLPSVPQIAKLLCDDVTGLKFNPVLYPRASQLIVGFDEHEVNNTFKFGVIYQKFGQTSEEELFGNNEETPAFAEFLSVLGDNIELQDFKGFRGGLDVSHGQTGTQSVYTVFRNREIMFHVSTKLPFTEGDVQQLQRKRHIGNDIVAAVFQEEPTPFVPDMIASNFLHAYVLVQAENPCTDHTTYKVSVTAREDVPPFGPPLPNPAVFKKGPEFREFLLTKLINAENACYKSDKFAKLEGRTRAALLDNLHDELHRQTQATMGVGPVTGEDKLENGGHGGLLESFKRAMRVRSHSMETMVGSHKHKAAGGGVPSSMSGGGLPQSSAECTKSTFTPPVLSAKSPMKSPVKRRSGLFPRLHSSTESPTERHPPRSDHKTVDVFPHSQEVKSETSSNPSSPEICPNKERPFVKLKECSSRSNISRSSSSTSSFSSTAGEGDGLEELDMTGKVKFHLSQT, from the exons ATGGCTCAG TCTGCCGAGTTCTTCGACATGCTGGAGAGGATGCAG GATGACTACATCCCGTACCCCCGGATAGAAGAC GTGCTGGAAAAGGGAGGACCTTACCCTCAAGTGATCCTGCCCCAGTTCGGAGGTTACTGGATCGAGGATGCAGAGGCTCCTCTGGGCACCCCGACATCCTCAGACAGTAGCTTCTGTGAGGAAGAGGACACTGAAGGCATGGGACCTgggggagaaggaggaggaggaggctttGGATACAGGCTGGAGAGCAACAGCACAGCACGAGCGTACCGCAAACACTTTCTCGGAAGA gAGCACATGAACTATTATTGCACAGGCAGTAGTTTGGGAAACCTCATTATGTCTTTAAAGCATGAGGAGGCTGAAGGTCAGGAATTCCTTCGTATTATGCTCAG gtcaaagacaaaaacacttcatgacaGGATTCCACTGGAGGGACTGCACCAGCTGCCCAGTGTTCCTCAGATAGCCAAG ctgctttgtgatgatgtcacagGTCTGAAGTTTAATCCCGTCCTTTACCCGAGG GCCTCTCAGCTGATAGTCGGCTTCGACGAGCACGAAGTCAATAACACCTTCAAGTTCGGGGTCATATATCAGAAGTTTGGGCAG ACGTCTGAAGAAGAGTTATTTGGGAATAACGAAGAGACGCCGGCATTTGCCGAATTTCTCAGTGTGTTGGGAGACAACATTGAGCTGCAGGATTTTAAAGG GTTCCGTGGTGGTCTGGACGTGTCTCATGGACAAACAGGAACACAGTCAGTCTACACTGTTTTCCGAAACAGAGAAATCATGTTCCACGTATCGACTAAACTTCCCTTCACAGAGGGAGACGTACAGCAG CTGCAGAGGAAGAGACACATCGGGAACGACATTGTTGCTGCGGTTTTCCAGGAAGAACCCACTCCATTTGTACCTGACATGATCGCGTCTAACTTCCTCCATGCCTATGTGTTAGTGCAGGCTGAAAACCCCTGTACTGATCACACCACCTACAAG GTTTCTGTTACGGCTCGAGAAGACGTCCCGCCGTTTGGCCCACCTCTACCAAATCCTGCCGTTTTTAAAAAG GGTCCTGAGTTCCGTGAATTTCTGCTCACAAAACTGATCAACGCCGAGAACGCTTGCTACAAGTCTGACAAGTTTGCCAAGCTGGAG ggaaGGACGCGAGCAGCGCTCCTGGATAATCTGCATGATGAGCTGCACAGACAGACCCAGGCCACGATGGGAGTGGGTCCGGTCACAGGGGAGGACAAACTGGAGAACGGAGGCCATGGAGGTCTGCTGGAGTCCTTTAAG AGGGCCATGCGGGTGAGGAGTCACTCCATGGAGACGATGGTGGGttctcacaaacacaaagcTGCAGGAGGAGGTGTACCATCCAGTATGAGTGGAGGAGGGCTACCACAGAGCAGTGCTGAGTGCACAAAGAGTACCTTTACG cCTCCAGTTCTGTCAGCCAAGTCTCCTATGAAGAGTCCAGTAAAACGACGCTCAGGCCTGTTTCCCAGGCTACACTCGAGCACAGAGAGCCCTACTGAGAGACATCCACCCCGCAg tgaTCACAAAACAGTAGATGTATTTCCACACTCACAGGAAGTAAAGTCGGAGACTTCATCTAATCCAAGCTCACCCGAGATCTGCCCAAACAAGGAAAG GCCATTTGTGAAGCTGAAGGAGTGCAGCAGCCGAAGCAACATCTCCCGCTCGTCCTCtagcaccagcagctttagcaGCACAGCTGGAGAGGGAGATGGCCTGGAGGAGCTTGATATG aCGGGAAAAGTAAAATTTCACCTAAGTCAAACCTGA
- the rap1gap2a gene encoding rap1 GTPase-activating protein 2a isoform X4, with the protein MFTPACKSLMADSRIDKPSVAALKARKQELLTISNVSLGECPPSPPRTAPPTMKSAEFFDMLERMQLPKYEETKKHKDDYIPYPRIEDVLEKGGPYPQVILPQFGGYWIEDAEAPLGTPTSSDSSFCEEEDTEGMGPGGEGGGGGFGYRLESNSTARAYRKHFLGREHMNYYCTGSSLGNLIMSLKHEEAEGQEFLRIMLRSKTKTLHDRIPLEGLHQLPSVPQIAKLLCDDVTGLKFNPVLYPRASQLIVGFDEHEVNNTFKFGVIYQKFGQTSEEELFGNNEETPAFAEFLSVLGDNIELQDFKGFRGGLDVSHGQTGTQSVYTVFRNREIMFHVSTKLPFTEGDVQQLQRKRHIGNDIVAAVFQEEPTPFVPDMIASNFLHAYVLVQAENPCTDHTTYKVSVTAREDVPPFGPPLPNPAVFKKGPEFREFLLTKLINAENACYKSDKFAKLEGRTRAALLDNLHDELHRQTQATMGVGPVTGEDKLENGGHGGLLESFKRAMRVRSHSMETMVGSHKHKAAGGGVPSSMSGGGLPQSSAECTKSTFTPPVLSAKSPMKSPVKRRSGLFPRLHSSTESPTERHPPRSDHKTVDVFPHSQEVKSETSSNPSSPEICPNKERPFVKLKECSSRSNISRSSSSTSSFSSTAGEGDGLEELDMTGKVKFHLSQT; encoded by the exons TCTGCCGAGTTCTTCGACATGCTGGAGAGGATGCAG CTTCCTAAATATGAGGAAACTAAGAAGCACAAG GATGACTACATCCCGTACCCCCGGATAGAAGAC GTGCTGGAAAAGGGAGGACCTTACCCTCAAGTGATCCTGCCCCAGTTCGGAGGTTACTGGATCGAGGATGCAGAGGCTCCTCTGGGCACCCCGACATCCTCAGACAGTAGCTTCTGTGAGGAAGAGGACACTGAAGGCATGGGACCTgggggagaaggaggaggaggaggctttGGATACAGGCTGGAGAGCAACAGCACAGCACGAGCGTACCGCAAACACTTTCTCGGAAGA gAGCACATGAACTATTATTGCACAGGCAGTAGTTTGGGAAACCTCATTATGTCTTTAAAGCATGAGGAGGCTGAAGGTCAGGAATTCCTTCGTATTATGCTCAG gtcaaagacaaaaacacttcatgacaGGATTCCACTGGAGGGACTGCACCAGCTGCCCAGTGTTCCTCAGATAGCCAAG ctgctttgtgatgatgtcacagGTCTGAAGTTTAATCCCGTCCTTTACCCGAGG GCCTCTCAGCTGATAGTCGGCTTCGACGAGCACGAAGTCAATAACACCTTCAAGTTCGGGGTCATATATCAGAAGTTTGGGCAG ACGTCTGAAGAAGAGTTATTTGGGAATAACGAAGAGACGCCGGCATTTGCCGAATTTCTCAGTGTGTTGGGAGACAACATTGAGCTGCAGGATTTTAAAGG GTTCCGTGGTGGTCTGGACGTGTCTCATGGACAAACAGGAACACAGTCAGTCTACACTGTTTTCCGAAACAGAGAAATCATGTTCCACGTATCGACTAAACTTCCCTTCACAGAGGGAGACGTACAGCAG CTGCAGAGGAAGAGACACATCGGGAACGACATTGTTGCTGCGGTTTTCCAGGAAGAACCCACTCCATTTGTACCTGACATGATCGCGTCTAACTTCCTCCATGCCTATGTGTTAGTGCAGGCTGAAAACCCCTGTACTGATCACACCACCTACAAG GTTTCTGTTACGGCTCGAGAAGACGTCCCGCCGTTTGGCCCACCTCTACCAAATCCTGCCGTTTTTAAAAAG GGTCCTGAGTTCCGTGAATTTCTGCTCACAAAACTGATCAACGCCGAGAACGCTTGCTACAAGTCTGACAAGTTTGCCAAGCTGGAG ggaaGGACGCGAGCAGCGCTCCTGGATAATCTGCATGATGAGCTGCACAGACAGACCCAGGCCACGATGGGAGTGGGTCCGGTCACAGGGGAGGACAAACTGGAGAACGGAGGCCATGGAGGTCTGCTGGAGTCCTTTAAG AGGGCCATGCGGGTGAGGAGTCACTCCATGGAGACGATGGTGGGttctcacaaacacaaagcTGCAGGAGGAGGTGTACCATCCAGTATGAGTGGAGGAGGGCTACCACAGAGCAGTGCTGAGTGCACAAAGAGTACCTTTACG cCTCCAGTTCTGTCAGCCAAGTCTCCTATGAAGAGTCCAGTAAAACGACGCTCAGGCCTGTTTCCCAGGCTACACTCGAGCACAGAGAGCCCTACTGAGAGACATCCACCCCGCAg tgaTCACAAAACAGTAGATGTATTTCCACACTCACAGGAAGTAAAGTCGGAGACTTCATCTAATCCAAGCTCACCCGAGATCTGCCCAAACAAGGAAAG GCCATTTGTGAAGCTGAAGGAGTGCAGCAGCCGAAGCAACATCTCCCGCTCGTCCTCtagcaccagcagctttagcaGCACAGCTGGAGAGGGAGATGGCCTGGAGGAGCTTGATATG aCGGGAAAAGTAAAATTTCACCTAAGTCAAACCTGA
- the rap1gap2a gene encoding rap1 GTPase-activating protein 2a isoform X3 → MLRRKRSVSFGGLGWIDKPSVAALKARKQELLTISNVSLGECPPSPPRTAPPTMKSAEFFDMLERMQLPKYEETKKHKDDYIPYPRIEDVLEKGGPYPQVILPQFGGYWIEDAEAPLGTPTSSDSSFCEEEDTEGMGPGGEGGGGGFGYRLESNSTARAYRKHFLGREHMNYYCTGSSLGNLIMSLKHEEAEGQEFLRIMLRSKTKTLHDRIPLEGLHQLPSVPQIAKLLCDDVTGLKFNPVLYPRASQLIVGFDEHEVNNTFKFGVIYQKFGQTSEEELFGNNEETPAFAEFLSVLGDNIELQDFKGFRGGLDVSHGQTGTQSVYTVFRNREIMFHVSTKLPFTEGDVQQLQRKRHIGNDIVAAVFQEEPTPFVPDMIASNFLHAYVLVQAENPCTDHTTYKVSVTAREDVPPFGPPLPNPAVFKKGPEFREFLLTKLINAENACYKSDKFAKLEGRTRAALLDNLHDELHRQTQATMGVGPVTGEDKLENGGHGGLLESFKRAMRVRSHSMETMVGSHKHKAAGGGVPSSMSGGGLPQSSAECTKSTFTPPVLSAKSPMKSPVKRRSGLFPRLHSSTESPTERHPPRSDHKTVDVFPHSQEVKSETSSNPSSPEICPNKERPFVKLKECSSRSNISRSSSSTSSFSSTAGEGDGLEELDMTGKVKFHLSQT, encoded by the exons TCTGCCGAGTTCTTCGACATGCTGGAGAGGATGCAG CTTCCTAAATATGAGGAAACTAAGAAGCACAAG GATGACTACATCCCGTACCCCCGGATAGAAGAC GTGCTGGAAAAGGGAGGACCTTACCCTCAAGTGATCCTGCCCCAGTTCGGAGGTTACTGGATCGAGGATGCAGAGGCTCCTCTGGGCACCCCGACATCCTCAGACAGTAGCTTCTGTGAGGAAGAGGACACTGAAGGCATGGGACCTgggggagaaggaggaggaggaggctttGGATACAGGCTGGAGAGCAACAGCACAGCACGAGCGTACCGCAAACACTTTCTCGGAAGA gAGCACATGAACTATTATTGCACAGGCAGTAGTTTGGGAAACCTCATTATGTCTTTAAAGCATGAGGAGGCTGAAGGTCAGGAATTCCTTCGTATTATGCTCAG gtcaaagacaaaaacacttcatgacaGGATTCCACTGGAGGGACTGCACCAGCTGCCCAGTGTTCCTCAGATAGCCAAG ctgctttgtgatgatgtcacagGTCTGAAGTTTAATCCCGTCCTTTACCCGAGG GCCTCTCAGCTGATAGTCGGCTTCGACGAGCACGAAGTCAATAACACCTTCAAGTTCGGGGTCATATATCAGAAGTTTGGGCAG ACGTCTGAAGAAGAGTTATTTGGGAATAACGAAGAGACGCCGGCATTTGCCGAATTTCTCAGTGTGTTGGGAGACAACATTGAGCTGCAGGATTTTAAAGG GTTCCGTGGTGGTCTGGACGTGTCTCATGGACAAACAGGAACACAGTCAGTCTACACTGTTTTCCGAAACAGAGAAATCATGTTCCACGTATCGACTAAACTTCCCTTCACAGAGGGAGACGTACAGCAG CTGCAGAGGAAGAGACACATCGGGAACGACATTGTTGCTGCGGTTTTCCAGGAAGAACCCACTCCATTTGTACCTGACATGATCGCGTCTAACTTCCTCCATGCCTATGTGTTAGTGCAGGCTGAAAACCCCTGTACTGATCACACCACCTACAAG GTTTCTGTTACGGCTCGAGAAGACGTCCCGCCGTTTGGCCCACCTCTACCAAATCCTGCCGTTTTTAAAAAG GGTCCTGAGTTCCGTGAATTTCTGCTCACAAAACTGATCAACGCCGAGAACGCTTGCTACAAGTCTGACAAGTTTGCCAAGCTGGAG ggaaGGACGCGAGCAGCGCTCCTGGATAATCTGCATGATGAGCTGCACAGACAGACCCAGGCCACGATGGGAGTGGGTCCGGTCACAGGGGAGGACAAACTGGAGAACGGAGGCCATGGAGGTCTGCTGGAGTCCTTTAAG AGGGCCATGCGGGTGAGGAGTCACTCCATGGAGACGATGGTGGGttctcacaaacacaaagcTGCAGGAGGAGGTGTACCATCCAGTATGAGTGGAGGAGGGCTACCACAGAGCAGTGCTGAGTGCACAAAGAGTACCTTTACG cCTCCAGTTCTGTCAGCCAAGTCTCCTATGAAGAGTCCAGTAAAACGACGCTCAGGCCTGTTTCCCAGGCTACACTCGAGCACAGAGAGCCCTACTGAGAGACATCCACCCCGCAg tgaTCACAAAACAGTAGATGTATTTCCACACTCACAGGAAGTAAAGTCGGAGACTTCATCTAATCCAAGCTCACCCGAGATCTGCCCAAACAAGGAAAG GCCATTTGTGAAGCTGAAGGAGTGCAGCAGCCGAAGCAACATCTCCCGCTCGTCCTCtagcaccagcagctttagcaGCACAGCTGGAGAGGGAGATGGCCTGGAGGAGCTTGATATG aCGGGAAAAGTAAAATTTCACCTAAGTCAAACCTGA